Proteins encoded in a region of the Mycolicibacterium chitae genome:
- the katG gene encoding catalase/peroxidase HPI, producing the protein MKGKTVSDTSDARPPSPETKTGSRSESENPAMPSPTPKAHAPLKNQDWWPNQVDVSVLHAQTEKANPLGADFDYREQVKTLDAEALKRDLIELMTTSQEWWPADYGHYGGAFIRMSWHAAGTYRIHDGRGGGGQGAQRFAPLNSWPDNSGTDKSRRLLWPIKQKYGNKISWADLIIVAGNVALESMGFKTAGFAFGREDIWEPEETLWGFEDTWLGTDKRYSGERELAEPYGATTMGLIYVNPEGPEGEPDPLKAAYDIRETFGRMAMNDEETAALIVGGHTFGKTHGAGDPDLVGPEPEGAPIEQQGLGWKSGYGSGKGADAIIGGPEVVWTPTPTQWDNTFLEYLYGHEWELEQSPAGAWQYVAKDVEPSIPEPFDAAKKRMATMLVTDISMRESPIYADITRRWLDHPEELADAFARAWFKLLHRDMGPASRYIGPWVPKESYVWQDPVPAVDHPLVDEQDIATLKNKVLASQLSVSQLIKTAWASAASFRGTDKRGGANGARIRLEPQRNWEVNEPAELAKVLPVLEQIQQDFNGSASGGKKISLADLIVLAGSAAVEKAAKDAGFDIDVHFAPGRTDATQEQTDVESFAIIEPRADGFRNYLRPNEKTQVERLLVDRAYMLNLTAPELTVLIGGLRSLGANHGGAGHGVFTDRPGVLTNDFFVNLLDINTQWKGSTAENVYEGVDRASGQTKWTATANDLVFGSHSQLRALAEVYAQDDNQGKFVEDFVAAWVKVMNNDRFDLD; encoded by the coding sequence ATGAAAGGTAAGACCGTGTCTGACACCTCTGACGCCCGCCCGCCCTCGCCCGAAACCAAGACCGGGAGCAGGAGCGAGAGCGAGAACCCGGCGATGCCGTCGCCCACCCCGAAGGCGCACGCACCCCTGAAGAACCAAGACTGGTGGCCCAACCAGGTCGACGTGTCGGTGCTGCACGCACAGACCGAGAAGGCCAATCCGCTGGGCGCCGATTTCGACTACCGCGAACAGGTCAAGACCCTCGACGCCGAGGCGCTCAAACGCGACCTCATCGAGCTGATGACCACCTCCCAGGAGTGGTGGCCGGCCGACTACGGCCACTATGGCGGCGCATTCATCCGGATGAGCTGGCACGCCGCGGGCACCTACCGGATCCACGACGGCCGCGGCGGTGGCGGTCAAGGCGCCCAACGCTTCGCCCCGCTCAACAGCTGGCCGGACAACAGCGGGACGGACAAGTCCCGTCGGCTGCTGTGGCCGATCAAGCAGAAGTACGGCAACAAGATCTCGTGGGCCGATCTCATCATCGTGGCGGGGAACGTCGCGCTGGAGTCGATGGGATTCAAGACCGCCGGCTTCGCCTTCGGCCGGGAGGACATCTGGGAACCCGAGGAGACGCTGTGGGGCTTCGAGGACACCTGGCTGGGCACCGACAAGCGCTATTCGGGTGAGCGGGAACTCGCCGAACCCTACGGTGCGACCACCATGGGGCTGATCTACGTCAATCCGGAGGGGCCCGAGGGCGAGCCGGATCCGCTCAAGGCGGCGTACGACATTCGCGAGACGTTCGGCCGGATGGCGATGAACGACGAGGAGACTGCGGCCCTGATCGTCGGTGGCCACACCTTCGGCAAGACCCATGGCGCCGGCGATCCCGACCTGGTCGGTCCCGAGCCCGAGGGAGCGCCCATCGAGCAGCAGGGCCTGGGCTGGAAGAGCGGCTACGGATCCGGTAAGGGGGCCGACGCCATCATCGGCGGTCCTGAGGTGGTCTGGACGCCCACTCCGACCCAGTGGGACAACACCTTCCTGGAGTACCTCTACGGGCACGAGTGGGAGCTGGAGCAGAGTCCGGCCGGCGCCTGGCAGTACGTCGCCAAGGACGTCGAACCGAGCATCCCGGAACCGTTCGACGCCGCGAAGAAGCGGATGGCCACGATGCTGGTCACCGACATCTCGATGCGAGAGAGCCCGATCTACGCCGACATCACCCGCCGCTGGCTGGATCACCCCGAGGAGTTGGCGGACGCGTTCGCCAGGGCCTGGTTCAAGCTGCTGCACCGCGACATGGGGCCGGCCTCGCGCTACATCGGACCCTGGGTGCCGAAGGAAAGCTACGTGTGGCAGGACCCGGTGCCGGCCGTCGACCACCCGCTGGTCGACGAGCAGGACATCGCCACCTTGAAGAACAAGGTGCTCGCATCCCAGCTCTCGGTGAGCCAACTGATCAAGACGGCGTGGGCGTCGGCGGCCAGCTTCCGGGGCACCGACAAGCGCGGCGGCGCCAACGGCGCCCGCATCCGGCTCGAGCCGCAACGCAACTGGGAGGTCAACGAGCCCGCCGAATTGGCCAAGGTGCTGCCGGTGCTCGAGCAGATCCAGCAGGACTTCAACGGCTCGGCCTCGGGCGGCAAGAAGATTTCGCTGGCCGACCTGATCGTGCTGGCGGGTTCGGCCGCTGTCGAGAAGGCGGCCAAGGACGCCGGCTTCGATATCGACGTGCACTTCGCGCCGGGACGCACCGATGCGACGCAGGAGCAGACCGATGTCGAGTCGTTCGCCATCATCGAGCCCCGGGCCGACGGGTTCCGCAACTATCTGCGGCCCAATGAGAAGACCCAGGTGGAGCGGCTGCTGGTGGACCGGGCGTACATGCTGAACCTGACCGCTCCGGAGCTCACGGTGCTCATCGGCGGGCTGCGTTCCCTCGGGGCCAACCACGGCGGCGCCGGCCACGGCGTGTTCACCGACCGGCCGGGGGTGTTGACCAACGACTTCTTCGTCAACCTCCTGGACATCAACACCCAATGGAAGGGGTCGACCGCGGAGAACGTCTACGAGGGCGTCGATCGGGCCTCGGGGCAGACCAAGTGGACCGCCACGGCCAACGACCTGGTCTTCGGTTCGCATTCCCAACTGCGCGCGCTGGCCGAGGTCTACGCGCAGGACGACAACCAGGGGAAGTTCGTCGAGGACTTCGTCGCGGCGTGGGTGAAGGTGATGAACAACGACCGGTTCGATCTGGACTGA